Below is a genomic region from Triticum dicoccoides isolate Atlit2015 ecotype Zavitan chromosome 5A, WEW_v2.0, whole genome shotgun sequence.
CAGAACTTGCCACGGTGCGCCGCCGCCGGCACGTAGAAGTAGGTCTCCGCCGGCACGCCGCATTCGCCGTGTGAGTCGTTGCCGTTGTAGAACCCGCCGGTGTCCATGTACGTCCGCTCGTGGTTGCCGCTACATTAGAAACTTATTAACATGGCTGAGTACCAAAAAGTGCATCTGAACTTGCAAGATTTTCAGGGTGAGCGGACGAACCTGGCGACCATGTAGGGGAGCTTGGAGGCAATGGGCTCGATCTGCGCGGTGAACTGGTCCCACTGCGCGAGGAAGCCGTTGGCGTAGGAGAGGTCGCCGATGTGGAACACGGCGTCGTAGTTGGGCAGGTCCTTGACCAGCCGGTCGGTGGTCACCTGCGCCCCGGGCTGGAATCCCTGGAGCTCGCTGCTCCCGTCCTTTGCCCCCTGCAACCCAGCAACATACACCATGATCAGTGGCCTGGCTTATAGTACAGCTGAACATTTTCTTATGTGATGAAAAATTCTCACGAGTCCCATGTCGCCGAAGATGACGATGCGCTGGAGCGAAGCCTGGCCCGGGTAGGGGGACGCGCGGAAGGTGGCGGACTTGCCCCACGCCACCGTCCCGTCCTGCAGCTCGTGCCCAATCTGATATGAGTACCTGAAGAAAAACATGACAGCCATGAGTGCGAAGAAATATGTTGGATTTCAGTTTCAGAAGTGAAATGTTCTGAATCTGATTCAGCTGTCAGTGTCATGTTCTTACTCTCTGTTTGGCCAGAGGTCCTTGAGGAACGCGGTATGGATGTAACCCGGATCCCTGTAGCCCTGTCCACGGGCCGGATTACCTGCGATAATTTCGAGAACGCTGAATTAACAGCAGCAACTGCTCTGAACTCTGAACCCTGGACTGTACGTACCGCAGAGGTGGCCTCGCGTGAAGGTGAGCGTGCCGGCGGGCGTCCGCTTGGAGGTCTCCTCGCCCTTCATCCTCCACTCCACGAACGGGTACGCCTCACCGATGTTGTACCCGCTCGTCCACGTAACCGCCATCTACACGCAGGACAATCACATGAGCAGGGAACAGAATACACATGTGCAGGCGATCAATACTTTCGGTTAACTAATTTGAGCTCACCTCGTTCCATTGCTTCCCCTGGGACAGGCGCGGGAACACCGGGGCCTTGGGGTTCGCGAAGGAGATCTTGTTCGAGATCGCCAGAAGCTTAGGCTGCAGAGGAACGCATGATTAGAGCCCGAAGGCATAATTGTTCTTGCAATCGAGAAGAGACCGATCTTACCTTGTCCTTGCCGCCGGAGAAGAGGCCGAAGGCGTAGTCGGAGCGCTGGTTGATGAGGAGGAAGCTGGTGTTGCCGCCGCCGGTGCGCAGGAAATCCGGCTCGCAGTTGCCCAGCTTGTACTGCAACAACACACCACAGCAACACAGATCAGTACAGGCGTGTCCCGTGTGACATCTATTAATTCCTGGCTGCCTTTGTATCTGTCCACTGACCTTGATCGGAGCCACGGGCAGCCCTGCGGGCGCATCTCCTTCCCCTGCTACCCTGGCGCTCCCGATGCCGGAGCTGCACGCACACACGATCACAGATTGCACGGACAGCTCAACAGATCTCATGACAAGTACTAGCACCAATTAATTGTGGTAAGCTGGTCATTGATCATGATTGACACTAGTATGCTATAAGCTGGGCGTGTGTTTGCGTACTACCTGAAATCGGCCGGGGAGAAGAGGCCAATCCAGTGGTCGGAGGAGGGCGAGGGCGTCGTGAAGTTGACCGCCACCCACGCGGAATCCTCCCCCTG
It encodes:
- the LOC119299740 gene encoding probable inactive purple acid phosphatase 27; the protein is MGASALPALLVAAVLLLMAAAATAITVEDSAPDNIQPLSTLNLAAAQVAMDPGSAIHASPDVLGKDGEDSAWVAVNFTTPSPSSDHWIGLFSPADFSSGIGSARVAGEGDAPAGLPVAPIKYKLGNCEPDFLRTGGGNTSFLLINQRSDYAFGLFSGGKDKPKLLAISNKISFANPKAPVFPRLSQGKQWNEMAVTWTSGYNIGEAYPFVEWRMKGEETSKRTPAGTLTFTRGHLCGNPARGQGYRDPGYIHTAFLKDLWPNREYSYQIGHELQDGTVAWGKSATFRASPYPGQASLQRIVIFGDMGLGAKDGSSELQGFQPGAQVTTDRLVKDLPNYDAVFHIGDLSYANGFLAQWDQFTAQIEPIASKLPYMVASGNHERTYMDTGGFYNGNDSHGECGVPAETYFYVPAAAHRGKFWYAADYGMFRFCVGDTEHDWRPGSEQHAFLDACFAGADRKHQPWLVFLAHRPLGYSSNDFYAQEGSFAEPMGRALQPLWQRHRVDLAVYGHVHNYERTCPVYENTCTVKGKDRQSSYAGAMGGTIHVVAGTGGAKLRSYAGGAWPQWSVARNESFGYVKLTASDHASMRFEFIHSDDGAVHDAFTITRDYKDIMACAVDSCAPHTLAN